A region of Stigmatopora nigra isolate UIUO_SnigA chromosome 6, RoL_Snig_1.1, whole genome shotgun sequence DNA encodes the following proteins:
- the LOC144198646 gene encoding transcription factor JunB-like isoform X1, producing MSTIMEAPFYDDSFLSAYGHPGAALPDYKLVKQNMNLNFSDHYRSSNFKCHHHPRADSELYSTAPADSGSGSGPGSGSLKLASPDLERLIIQNSNGLITTTPTPSPYLYNRGITEEQEGFAEGFVKALDDLHKMNQMAPPNVSIGSGVVACSAAPGSVFGSPMQEPLEYTNLGSCSTNAGLSSAVTYPSATISYLPHHPYHPHHPHPHPHPHAHSQVPAHISHPFQHSLAATGLHAPRFGGLKEEPQTVPDMQSSDNSSPPMSPIDLENQERIKAERKRLRNRLAASKCRRRKLERIARLEDRVKVLKTDNVGLSNTASLLREQVEQLKQKVMTHVRSGCQLMVSPKVKTY from the coding sequence ATGTCGACAATAATGGAAGCGCCTTTTTATGACGACTCGTTTCTCTCTGCTTATGGCCATCCAGGCGCAGCCCTGCCAGATTACAAGTTAGTAAAGCAGAACATGAACTTGAACTTTTCCGATCATTATCGGAGCTCCAACTTCAAGTGTCACCACCACCCACGCGCCGACTCCGAGTTGTATTCGACGGCCCCGGCGGACTCGGGCTCCGGTTCTGGCCCCGGCTCCGGCTCCCTCAAGCTCGCCTCTCCAGACTTGGAGCGACTCATCATCCAGAACAGCAACGGGCTGATCACTACCACCCCGACGCCGAGCCCCTACCTGTACAACCGCGGGATCACCGAGGAGCAAGAAGGTTTTGCTGAAGGTTTCGTCAAGGCGCTGGACGACTTGCACAAGATGAACCAAATGGCACCGCCTAACGTGTCCATTGGAAGCGGGGTTGTCGCATGCTCGGCGGCGCCCGGTTCGGTCTTCGGCTCGCCCATGCAGGAACCACTCGAGTACACCAACCTGGGCAGTTGCTCGACCAACGCCGGCCTGTCATCCGCCGTCACCTACCCATCTGCCACCATCAGCTACCTGCCTCACCACCCATACCACCCACATCACCCTCACCCGCACCCTCACCCTCATGCCCACTCCCAGGTCCCGGCTCACATCTCCCACCCTTTCCAGCACTCACTGGCCGCCACCGGTCTGCACGCTCCGCGCTTTGGCGGCCTCAAAGAGGAACCCCAGACCGTCCCCGACATGCAGAGCAGCGACAACAGCTCCCCGCCCATGTCCCCCATCGACCTGGAGAACCAGGAGCGAATCAAAGCGGAGCGCAAGCGGCTCAGAAACCGGCTGGCGGCGTCCAAGTGTCGGCGGCGCAAACTAGAGCGTATCGCCCGTTTGGAGGACAGAGTTAAGGTGCTGAAAACGGACAATGTCGGCCTGTCCAATACCGCGTCTCTCCTGCGGGAACAGGTGGAGCAactgaaacagaaagtcatgaCGCACGTGAGAAGCGGCTGTCAGCTCATGGTGTCTCCCAAAGTCAAAACCTATTGA
- the LOC144198646 gene encoding transcription factor JunB-like isoform X2: MNLNFSDHYRSSNFKCHHHPRADSELYSTAPADSGSGSGPGSGSLKLASPDLERLIIQNSNGLITTTPTPSPYLYNRGITEEQEGFAEGFVKALDDLHKMNQMAPPNVSIGSGVVACSAAPGSVFGSPMQEPLEYTNLGSCSTNAGLSSAVTYPSATISYLPHHPYHPHHPHPHPHPHAHSQVPAHISHPFQHSLAATGLHAPRFGGLKEEPQTVPDMQSSDNSSPPMSPIDLENQERIKAERKRLRNRLAASKCRRRKLERIARLEDRVKVLKTDNVGLSNTASLLREQVEQLKQKVMTHVRSGCQLMVSPKVKTY, translated from the coding sequence ATGAACTTGAACTTTTCCGATCATTATCGGAGCTCCAACTTCAAGTGTCACCACCACCCACGCGCCGACTCCGAGTTGTATTCGACGGCCCCGGCGGACTCGGGCTCCGGTTCTGGCCCCGGCTCCGGCTCCCTCAAGCTCGCCTCTCCAGACTTGGAGCGACTCATCATCCAGAACAGCAACGGGCTGATCACTACCACCCCGACGCCGAGCCCCTACCTGTACAACCGCGGGATCACCGAGGAGCAAGAAGGTTTTGCTGAAGGTTTCGTCAAGGCGCTGGACGACTTGCACAAGATGAACCAAATGGCACCGCCTAACGTGTCCATTGGAAGCGGGGTTGTCGCATGCTCGGCGGCGCCCGGTTCGGTCTTCGGCTCGCCCATGCAGGAACCACTCGAGTACACCAACCTGGGCAGTTGCTCGACCAACGCCGGCCTGTCATCCGCCGTCACCTACCCATCTGCCACCATCAGCTACCTGCCTCACCACCCATACCACCCACATCACCCTCACCCGCACCCTCACCCTCATGCCCACTCCCAGGTCCCGGCTCACATCTCCCACCCTTTCCAGCACTCACTGGCCGCCACCGGTCTGCACGCTCCGCGCTTTGGCGGCCTCAAAGAGGAACCCCAGACCGTCCCCGACATGCAGAGCAGCGACAACAGCTCCCCGCCCATGTCCCCCATCGACCTGGAGAACCAGGAGCGAATCAAAGCGGAGCGCAAGCGGCTCAGAAACCGGCTGGCGGCGTCCAAGTGTCGGCGGCGCAAACTAGAGCGTATCGCCCGTTTGGAGGACAGAGTTAAGGTGCTGAAAACGGACAATGTCGGCCTGTCCAATACCGCGTCTCTCCTGCGGGAACAGGTGGAGCAactgaaacagaaagtcatgaCGCACGTGAGAAGCGGCTGTCAGCTCATGGTGTCTCCCAAAGTCAAAACCTATTGA